Proteins co-encoded in one Candida albicans SC5314 chromosome 3, complete sequence genomic window:
- a CDS encoding uncharacterized protein (Ortholog of C. dubliniensis CD36 : Cd36_85310, C. parapsilosis CDC317 : CPAR2_807370, Candida tenuis NRRL Y-1498 : CANTEDRAFT_115544 and Debaryomyces hansenii CBS767 : DEHA2D11770g), with the protein MSWLRYLGLTVPLAALRSYLYMATTATTSLFVLLPIAMITYDQYYKTLIPNESSPIIPLNFTTTTITYKNLKSSSNNNNNNNNNNNNHISNTKNILISNAINPIFQNYQYDDQLIYIFNINIQAICLPHNNLQHEITKINYELISSTTTETTNDKNDNDNDNDNDNNNKSFKQGSIILNCDPYVIYSQNNQFIPFNFRFWLSPYLIEHSQINNINLLPLEIPGDQLKNWNNFKIILNNNNDNDNINNQVSTPTAAQNQEIRYLIDDNFSWIQFDVKWTGFRYYMVKYYYSCYLIGTIIFFMVSAGVGFFTSYTILLLNNRNKL; encoded by the coding sequence ATGTCATGGTTAAGATATTTAGGATTAACCGTTCCTTTAGCGGCGTTACGTAGTTATCTATATAtggcaacaacagcaacaacttcattatttgtattattaccaattgCTATGATTACTTATGatcaatattataaaaCTTTAATACCTAATGAATCATCACCAATTATTCCATTAAATTttactaccactaccatcacttataaaaatttaaaactgagcagtaataataataataataataataacaacaacaacaatcatatttcaaatactaaaaatatattaataTCTAATGCtataaatccaatttttcaaaattatcaatatgatgatcaattaatttatattttcaatattaatattcAAGCCATTTGTTTACCTcataataatttacaacATGAAATcacaaaaatcaattatgaATTAATATCAAGTACAACAACAGAGACTACAAACGacaaaaatgataatgataatgataatgataatgataataataataaatcatttaaacaaggatcaattatattaaaTTGTGATCCATATGTGATTTATAGtcaaaataatcaatttattccATTTAATTTTCGATTTTGGTTAAGTCCttatttaattgaacattcacaaattaataatataaatttattaccattaGAAATTCCTGgtgatcaattgaaaaattggaataattttaaaatcattttaaataataataatgataatgataatattaataatcaGGTATCAACACCAACAGCAGCACAAAATCAAGAGATACgatatttaattgatgataatttttcatgGATTCAATTTGATGTGAAATGGACTGGATTTAGATATTATATGgttaaatattattatagttGTTATTTAATCGGGAcaataattttctttatgGTTAGTGCTGGTGTTGGATTTTTCACTAGTTATACAATTTTATTACTtaataatagaaataaaCTATAA
- a CDS encoding uncharacterized protein (Protein of unknown function; Hog1-repressed; Spider biofilm induced) — protein MSSSTNNDKLIKGLLKRYKKLEASLNKFNSKKYNHSNNGAILKGNILRTSLLPFLRISTYQLDELFTKDTPVYKSLSNVIVAIFIKWWNALISNLIFDNGSRNGTNMPVLPKTASVEPINYSNIPAVDRNAYLEAIGRIIAHPYWNFSDDTGSYQVLLTSTLSYVIDKLGKLKNITPPMGAFAGKVFAHAFFKLPNVSNALLFLLNVKQITFGDCLKKIRQPAIDFNNLKTAFPEHLHYLIGFQGLQNLTTRGQKCFMNCIPAPKHPVDGIKDPNGDWVRRWSCSDSNVFNSFFRHYINLVQTYLYEEETDTIEEVLYYCPGFNIIISHIYQIFEVSVTRITSTNCNPRNMTSNGNNISAVNPTNTSNGSVSPTPSNNTTKNKSTDSSTPPPPPPPAFSHNMKQSDMYYNSIIKIFRTVRDIAYSATLNDKSIDSVSATLVKTIDSCLIAIAKETTIHNFNKNGIVLSIVNEFINHIENNCSSELKYLVNWEFWLSCNYMMINYCDHVQSLLRNFAFLFNTWDLIPDTLSSFVTINENGDNDDDKKNTKRSTQESLKWITETECSFKLNFVNFLISDEVFERFFTHWNPMVRSYYIKLLIWRIIGINNYQSSTSIQVSRNVQFKLNRAFEMLSRFTMTYNGKIELNYKPDNPLVNRKFGVVPINIKDDYLSIDERSNDIYIPTATSLKPSELKKTHPYEVFDEAIYTCSNSASTNGTRSDPTTPRGGSTDLLPNKPNGRIGSNNSLVNSLGRLFKILSTDDNDNTTKATTITNNKRKSQLNDIQENVTSDLTDMATVNRVKRNSISLTSLSTTYSFKSRSSSPSVMSYRSTPTSLTESSASTDDESVYSMDTLKTKSSSASTASSSSSSALFPNSYNIPPPELSRLPPEIIRPIYKFDVIVCHDSLNEKFAMIHTKNTLISRGIVNNNNNAGSTMYMSKSPVTSYFPLSPQIPFISIFVNSDTFKNRIYMNEEDGLFLETEFDTYYRDNNMNENNESFQNATFAQMMNLGKSLNEFNLMVEEFKQFLSNRVEIDSMNYSETDENSIFKQQPPQIQQSYGHYIQQQRGNDNSDKVRQSSIFFSRRNSIIRGGSKSTSTNNELSTTTNNSDSSNTTDSDNGNLTGNDISEFVYFKKIIPFLSVDSSNEMKLLNAN, from the coding sequence atGTCATCATCTacaaataatgataaactAATTAAGGGTTTACTCAAACGATATAAAAAACTAGAGGCTTCATTAAATAAGTTTAATTCTAAAAAGTATAACCACAGTAACAATGGGGCAATATTAAAAGGAAATATACTACGTACTTCACTATTACCGTTTTTAAGAATTTCCACTTATCAGTTGGATGAATTATTCACCAAAGATACCCCCGTGTATAAGAGTTTATCCAATGTGATTGTTGCCATATTCATTAAATGGTGGAATGCCCTTATTAgtaatttaatatttgacAATGGCTCACGAAATGGTACTAATATGCCTGTGTTACCTAAAACTGCATCAGTGGAACCAATAAATTATTCCAATATCCCTGCCGTCGATAGAAATGCTTATTTGGAAGCCATTGGAAGAATAATTGCTCATCCATATTGGAACTTTTCTGATGATACTGGATCCTATCAAGTGCTCTTGACGAGTACGTTATCGTATGTGATTGACAAATTGggtaaattgaaaaatattacTCCTCCAATGGGTGCCTTTGCTGGTAAAGTTTTCGCTCAtgcatttttcaaattgcCTAATGTCTCCAATGcgttattgtttttattaaatgtcAAACAAATAACATTTGGTGATTGCTTAAAAAAGATACGTCAACCAGctattgatttcaataatttgaaaaccGCGTTTCCAGAACATTTGcattatttaattggttTCCAAGGTTTACAAAATCTAACTACTCGTGGTCAGAAATGTTTTATGAATTGTATACCGGCACCAAAACATCCAGTCGACGGCATAAAAGATCCTAATGGTGATTGGGTGAGAAGATGGAGCTGTTCTGACTccaatgttttcaattcGTTTTTCCGTCATTATATTAATCTTGTACAAACTTATTTatatgaagaagaaactgaCACTATCGAAGAagttttatattattgTCCTGggtttaatattattatcagtcatatatatcaaatttttgaagTTTCAGTGACAAGAATTACTAGTACGAATTGTAATCCAAGAAATATGACTTCAAATGGAAATAACATTTCAGCTGTGAATCCAACTAACACAAGTAATGGTAGTGTTTCTCCTACTCCTTCCAACAACACAACGAAAAACAAATCGACCGATTCTTCGACCCCAcctccacctccaccaCCTGCATTCAGTCACAATATGAAACAAAGTGATATGTATTATAACTCgattattaaaattttcagAACAGTACGAGATATCGCCTATTCAGCAACGTTGAATGATAAGTCAATTGACAGTGTTAGTGCAACACTAGTGAAAACTATTGATAGTTGCCTAATAGCAATAGccaaagaaacaacaattcataatttcaataaaaatgGGATTGTATTGAGTATTGTTAATGAGTTCATCAATCACATTGAGAACAACTGCTCAAGTGAATTAAAGTATCTTGTCAATTGGGAATTTTGGCTTAGTTGCAACTATATGATGATCAATTATTGTGATCATGTACAAAGCTTGTTACGAAATTTTGcatttttattcaatacTTGGGATTTAATCCCTGACACTTTATCATCGTTTGTCACTATCAATGAAAAtggtgataatgatgatgataagaAAAATACGAAGCGACTGACACAAGAAAGTTTGAAATGGATAACCGAAACAGAATGCTCTTTCAAACtcaattttgttaattttttaattagtGATGAAGTTTTTGAAAGGTTTTTCACTCATTGGAATCCAATGGTTAGATCGTATTATATTAAACTATTAATATGGAGAATCATTggtattaataattatcaatcGTCGACCCTGATACAAGTTTCAAGAAATGTTCAATTCAAGTTGAATCGTGCCTTTGAGATGTTGAGTAGATTTACTATGACATATAATGGAAAAATCGAATTAAACTACAAACCTGATAATCCATTGGTCAATAGGAAATTTGGGGTTGTGCCAATAAATATTAAAGATGATTATTTATCTATTGATGAAAGATCAAatgatatttatattcCAACAGCGACATCATTAAAACCATCAGAGTTGAAAAAGACCCATCCATATGAAGTATTTGATGAGGCAATCTATACATGTTCCAACTCAGCACTGACTAATGGGACTCGATCTGATCCTACTACACCAAGAGGTGGTAGTACTGACTTGTTGCCTAACAAACCCAATGGCCGCATTGGTAGTAACAATTCATTGGTTAATTCACTTGGTAGattattcaaaatcttATCCactgatgataatgataacaCCACTAAAGCCACTACCATTactaacaacaaaagaaaactgCAATTGAATGATATTCAAGAGAATGTGACTTCTGATTTAACTGACATGGCAACAGTAAATCGagtgaaaagaaattcaatatcGTTGACTTCCTTGTCCACTACATattcattcaaatcaaGGTCATCAAGTCCCAGCGTGATGTCATATAGATCTACTCCAACATCATTAACTGAATCATCGGCATCTACTGATGATGAATCGGTGTATTCGATGGACACTcttaaaacaaaatcttCATCAGCATCAACGgcttcatcatcatcatcatcagcatTGTTTCCAAATTCATATAATataccaccaccagaaTTGTCAAGATTACCACCAGAAATCATTCGTccaatttataaatttgatgttATAGTTTGTCATGATtctttgaatgaaaaatttgccATGATTCATACAAAGAATACTTTAATTTCTCGAGgaattgttaataataacaataatgcTGGTTCTACGATGTATATGTCTAAAAGTCCTGTGACAAGTTATTTCCCATTATCACCACAAATCCCAtttatatcaatatttgtCAATTCAGATACttttaaaaatagaatttatatgaatgaagaagatggaTTGTTTTTAGAAACAGAATTTGATACATATTATCGGGATAATAATatgaatgaaaataatgaaagtTTCCAAAATGCCACTTTTGCACAGATGATGAATTTAGGgaaatcattaaatgaatttaatttaatggttgaagaattcaaacaatttttaagTAATCgagttgaaattgattctatGAATTATAGTGAGACTGATGAAAATTCGATATTTAAACAGCAACCACCACAAATACAACAACTGTATGGTCAttatattcaacaacaacgtgGTAATGATAATTCAGATAAGGTTAGACAATCACTGATATTTTTCTCAAGGAGAAACAGTATTATCAGAGGTGGATCTAAGTCTACCAGTACTAATAATGAACTTTCTACTACAACAAACAATAGTGATAGTAGTAATACTACTGATAGTGATAATGGTAATCTTACTGGGAATGATATTCTggaatttgtttattttaaGAAAATTATTCCATTTTTATCAGTTGATTCATctaatgaaatgaaattattaaatgcCAAttaa
- the SMI1B gene encoding Smi1bp (Putative cell wall assembly regulatory protein; Rim101-repressed; possibly an essential gene, disruptants not obtained by UAU1 method): MKFGQKLQEFVYFLTTNDKYSEFDSRKSFNRINKPDSENLLGHHHNNSSLELVSHTNDDTSSAKNSNNSNNNLQGIHEVNLAWRHIKNWLHKYSPDLNNSLQSKCTDSDLQDFQKDLSIKLPNCVIQYFKLVDGQYSDFESSGLIFGLKLMSLDEITTATENWRRVAGHLNEELKQNFKSGLTKLPSSHSNSNQLTRKFTSTSNNADTSLNSIGAINDIDMANIGQDPISTRSSIDISTTTSRTSSTHSTNTATSMCYNSNILPSTKKRGMNIPKQRSIPPNFIRETFAHPMWIPLITDGVGNYIGIDLSPASEGLLGQVILFGRDFDFKFQISDNWGDFLLIFANDLELGNWDLKQDRKNNDGDLFVGNEGDLVFIDKSSGLEVPYFEILKTRSVKKWLDNLQKSTPETDSNEQQQQQQQHEQLLDELKNSQVSILTLSNKKFQSIDSFINNNLTLIDSMKKSELEGKTTITANNKTKLSSPSSPVTFTNNASKIKSPLSQDVTEIILEGGEEEEEEEKDATNKKSTQPAPRPTTTKTNIDQTLEEVDL; encoded by the coding sequence ATGAAGTTTGGTcaaaaattacaagaatttgtttattttttaactaccaatgataaatattctgaatttgattcaagaaaatcatttaataGAATCAATAAACCCGATTCCGAAAATTTATTAGGGCATCatcataataattcttcattagAATTAGTTTCTCATACAAATGATGATACTTCATCGGCCAAGAATAGTAATAACAGTAACAATAATTTACAAGGAATTCATGAAGTTAATTTAGCTTGGAGACatataaaaaattggttaCATAAATATTCTCctgatttaaataattcattacAAAGTAAATGTACTGATTCTGATTTACAAgattttcaaaaagatttatcaataaaattaccaaattgtgtcattcaatattttaaattggTTGATGGTCAATATTCTGATTTTGAATCCTCAGGATTAATATTTGgattaaaattaatgtCATTAGATGAAATCACTACAGCAACAGAAAATTGGCGACGAGTAGCTGGTCATttaaatgaagaattgaaacaaaattttaaatcgGGGTTAACTAAATTACCTTCTTCACattccaattccaatcAATTAACACGGAAATTCACTTCAACTAGTAATAATGCTGATACTAGTCTTAATAGTATTGGTGCTATTAATGATATAGATATGGCAAATATTGGACAGGATCCAATATCAACCAgatcttcaattgatatttcaaCCACAACATCAAGAACAAGTTCCACTCATAGTACCAATACCGCAACTTCAATGTGTTATAATAGCAACATTCTACCACTGACAAAGAAAAGAGGAATGAATATACCTAAACAACGATCTATCCCACCAAATTTCATTCGAGAGACATTTGCTCATCCAATGTGGATTCCATTAATTACTGATGGTGTAGGGAATTATATTggtattgatttatcacCAGCATCAGAAGGTTTGTTAGGTCAAGTGATATTATTTGGACGAGATTTcgatttcaaatttcaaatttctgATAATTGGGGTGATTTCTTATTAATATTTGCTAATGATTTAGAATTAGGTAATTGGGATTTAAAACAAGATcgaaaaaataatgatggGGATTTATTTGTAGGTAATGAAGGTGATTTAgtatttattgataaatcatcAGGTTTAGAAGTTccatattttgaaatattgaaaactaGAAGTGTGAAAAAATGGTTAgataatttacaaaaatcaaCCCCAGAAACAGATTCTaatgaacaacaacaacaacaacaacagcatGAGCAATTATtggatgaattgaaaaatagtcaagtttcaattttgacTTTGagtaataaaaaattcCAATCTATTGAtagttttattaataataatttgacaTTAATTGATAGTATGAAAAAATCAGAACTTGAAGGGAAGACTACAATAACAGCTAACAATAAGACTAAAttatcatcaccatcactGCCAGTTACATTTACTAATAATGCTAGTAAAATCAAAAGTCCATTATCTCAAGATGTCACCGAAATTATTCTAGAAGGAggggaagaagaagaagaagaagaaaaagatgcCACCAATAAGAAATCTACACAACCAGCACCACgaccaacaacaacaaaaacgAATATAGATCAAACATTAGAAGAAGTAGATTtgtaa
- the DIE2 gene encoding dolichyl-P-Glc:Glc(2)Man(9)GlcNAc(2)-PP-dolichol alpha-1,2- glucosyltransferase (Ortholog(s) have dolichyl-phosphate-glucose-glycolipid alpha-glucosyltransferase activity, role in protein N-linked glycosylation and endoplasmic reticulum membrane localization) produces the protein MFNNITHHLTQPYIDEIFHLRQCQTYCQYNFHHWDNKITTPPGLYILGFIYSEGIKILTRSSSTGGGGGGGHLTCFNDNVLRSINLIGGVVILPRILQQFHNGWSKNSKNQFFWSINIISQPLLFTYYFLFYTDVSSTILIILSLGLINYKLLQYPMLSALVGFMSLWFRQTNIIWIAFIASIFIDRQIKIKTGVIDRIRQFIMKSLTNWNKLLGYIVNIILFVIFLKLNGGITLGDNDNHQIELHIVQVFYCFTFITFFTIPNWLNKSTIKKYYNFIINHIILNLVIGLIIWYIMENFTIVHPFLLADNRHYAFYIYKRLLSQSYLKPLILMAYHFSSFQIISSLIKGGQLSFIGIFSYLIAVGLTLIPSPLFEPRYYITPLIIFNLYINHPHNLLEFIWLNSINLITSYIFLHKGIIW, from the coding sequence AtgttcaataatattactCATCATTTGACTCAACCttatattgatgaaatatttcatttaCGTCAATGTCAAACATATTGTCAATATAATTTCCATCATTGGGATAATAAAATCACTACACCACCAggattatatatattaggatttatttattctgAAGGtattaaaattttaactcgtagtagtagtactggtggtggtggtggtggtggtcaTTTAACTTGTTTCAATGATAATGTATTAcgatcaattaatttaattggtgGAGTTGTTATATTGCCTAGAATATTACAACAATTCCATAATGGGTGGTCAAAGAACTcaaagaatcaatttttttggagtattaatataatttcacaaccattattgtttacttattatttcttgttttatACTGATGTTTCGTCAACtattttaattatattatcattaggTTTGATTAATTATAAACTTTTACAATATCCTATGTTAAGTGCATTAGTGGGGTTTATGAGTTTATGGTTTAGacaaacaaatattatttggaTAGCATTTATTGCTAGTATATTCATAGATCgacaaattaaaattaaaactgGTGTCATTGATAGAATTCGACAATTTATAATGAAATCATTGACAAATTGGAATAAACTATTAGGGTATattgttaatattattttatttgtgatttttttgaaattaaatggTGGTATTACATTAggtgataatgataatcatcaaattgaattacaTATTGTTCAAgtattttattgttttacaTTCATAACTTTTTTCACTATACCTAATTGGTTAAATAAATCCACcatcaaaaaatattataatttcattattaatcatataattttgaatttagtCATAGGATTAATCATTTGGTATATTATGGAAAATTTCACTATTGTTCATCCATTCCTTTTGGCAGATAATCGTCATTATgcattttatatttataaaagaTTATTAAGTCAATCATATTTAAAGccattgatattgatggcatatcatttttcaagtttCCAAATCATATCATCGTTAATTAAAGGTGGTCAATTATCATTCATTGGCATATTTAGTTATTTAATAGCTGTTGGTTTGACATTGATTCCATCACCATTATTTGAACCTCGTTATTATATTACCCCCTTgattatattcaatttatatataaatcatcctcataatttattagaattCATTTGGTTAAACAGTATTAATTTAATCACATCATATATTTTCTTACATAAGGGGATCATTTGGTAG